CCTTTGCCGCCATGGCAGCTGATGTCGCTGCAGCTCTTGTTGCTGCCGTAGGTGAATTCAATGCCGTTACCGGCAACCACATCGATCTTGTAGTTCAGGACATGGCTGGTGCTGCCGGGAATGACCGTTCCACCCGGAGTGACGGTTGTGGCATGGCAGAAGGCGCAGCTCCCGGCGCCGTAGCTGACATGATTCTTGTGGCCGTTACCACGGTCCGTGGAGGCGCCGGTGCTGGCATAGTTGGGCTCGCCGTTCAGGCTGGTGAAGTCGGGGGAAGTGTCGTTGCCATGACACCGCTTGCAGTCGGTTATCGTGTATGCAGAGTTCCAACCGCTGCCTGC
This sequence is a window from Geoanaerobacter pelophilus. Protein-coding genes within it:
- a CDS encoding CxxxxCH/CxxCH domain c-type cytochrome, producing the protein AGSGWNSAYTITDCKRCHGNDTSPDFTSLNGEPNYASTGASTDRGNGHKNHVSYGAGSCAFCHATTVTPGGTVIPGSTSHVLNYKIDVVAGNGIEFTYGSNKSCSDISCHGGKGSVTQYWGAPVSADCTGCHGNNAGSSLAIASGKHGAHINNP